In Panicum virgatum strain AP13 chromosome 4N, P.virgatum_v5, whole genome shotgun sequence, a single window of DNA contains:
- the LOC120669536 gene encoding sister chromatid cohesion protein PDS5 homolog A-like isoform X3 has translation MAAAEQLKELGEKLQAAAPAPADELAKLLEKAAECLHGIEQSPGSSVMEALQPSLKAFTREEFLKHEDEDIKVLLATCFCEITRITAPDAPYDDDVLRDIFYLIVGTFRGLSDVNSQTFGRRVAILETVARYRACVVMLDLECDYLITDMFRTFLEVVSDSHEEKIVKSMQTIMTLIVDESEDIQESLLHVLLSALGQKKTGAAMSGRKLARSVIKHSAGKLEPYIKKFLTSSWAGDGSSSNDQIDHHGIIFDIYQCAPKVLKVVVPYITGELLADEVDIRSKSVELLGEIFSLPGAPIVEYFKTLFSEFLKRLTDRIVEIRISMVEHLKRCLISNPSRPEAPEILKALCDRLLDYEENVRKGVVAALCDVACHSPDAIPIDTIKVVAERVRDKSVAVKCYAMERLADIYKLYCQRGSDSYSDDFEWIPGKILRCIYDKDFRSESIESILCASLFPPEFPTKGRVKHWVTAVTHFDKVEMKALESILLQKQRLQQEMLKYMSLRQLSQEDAPDLQKRIVGCFRSMSRSFSDPAKCEENLNMLHQLKDDNIWKLFTNLLDCSTSFEKAWSLRADLLKILGEKHALYDFVATLAMRCSYLLVNKEYAKEILSEASEQKTSGNTKLISACMDLLTAISSFFPSLLSGLEEDIVELLKEDNEVLKEGIAHVLSKAGGNIREQLASSSTLDLLLERLCLEGTRRQAKYSVHALAAITKDDGLMSLSVLYKRLVDLLEEKKVHLPSILQSLGCIAQISMPIFETREEEIISFIITKILECNDDMVENSAHKSEWGDSTQNCLLKIYGIKTLVKSYLPCKDAHAHPGIEKLFDILKNILTYGDISPNMVSSAADKAHLRLAAAKAVLRLSRQWDHKVPVDVFYLTLRISQDDFPQMRKLFLCKVHQYIKERALDAKYACAFLFGVNDYHAPQYEEFKHNLIEVVQICQQVKMRQLSVQADMNLLTAYPEYIISFLVHGLAHDPSSPDIEDHENVKAFGPIYWRLHLILSILLGEEGLQHSVPSMKKESFTTIISIFKSIKCSQDVVDGNKTKTLHAICDLGFLIAKRLWNDQTNLSDAQTVPLPSQLYMPLQDDQNESSVEKSDEKMWLGCEKVLAHFEDVMTANIDKVKSPKHKMLIDETDEFGNEVPLGKIVKLLKLQGEKKTGRKQKTSSSSVNTGNVDDVLGLVREINLDNQGDLGESQKSKPKKRQTETNETNEKPLDFSSPKRKRSISNNRPHSAKGSKNSDEHLLHTPSKDRTYTSLETKLKEKKDRHDSTDTGLLVSPTSKTPVSKVNKGAKKSHTDILNSGPKKSADADSTKRTVEPRSLNGSLKRQKPKPISGLVKCSTHDSSSTDLVGHRIKVWWPLDKRFYGGVVQSYDSSKKKHTVLYDDGDVEVLNLSKEKWMPIESNDSSVKNQKKDHLLTNQGRAQERTTSSSKSSPSQQKSKKRSLPPKRKGQPKNKRRKTAGGNKSVEARSGAGGNDSDSSSSLARSDVDKDVNSDAQMEEEVVISSAKKEKARKDSKDVEIKEKVQKGSKDVEMKERAGKDTKDVETEVKAGKESKDVGMKEKAGKDSKNVKTKESKDVEGKEKAGKDSKDVKMKEKAAKESEDVEVNEKAGKDSNDVEMKEKAGKESKDVKMKQKAGKESKEAEKQDEHSLSSKEESDNETLSVWKKRTAKAT, from the exons atggcggccgcggagcagCTCAAGGAGCTGGGGGAGaagctgcaggcggcggcgccggcgcccgcggacgAGCTCGCCAAGCTCCTCGAG AAAGCTGCGGAATGCTTACATGGAATAGAGCAGTCGCCAGGGTCCTCGGTAATGGAAGCTCTTCAACCCAGTTTAAAGGCTTTCACCAGAGAAGAATTTCTGAAGCATGAAGATGAAGATATCAAAGTTCTATTGGCAACCTGCTTCTGTGAAATTACAAGAATAACTGCACCTGATGCTCCCTACGACGATGATGTTCTAAGG GACATATTCTATCTAATTGTAGGTACATTTCGTGGGCTCAGTGATGTTAATAGTCAAACCTTTGGCAGGAGAGTTGCTATTCTCGAAACAGTTGCTAGATACCGAGCATGTGTTGTGATGTTAGATCTTGAATGCGACTATCTTATCACAGACATGTTTCGAACGTTCTTAGAAGTTGTCAG TGACAGTCATGAAGAAAAAATTGTAAAGTCAATGCAGACAATAATGACCCTTATTGTAGATGAGAGTGAAGATATACAGGAGAGTCTTCTACATGTGCTGTTGTCAGCACTGGGGCAGAAGAAAACT GGTGCTGCAATGTCTGGGCGTAAGCTTGCTCGCAGTGTCATCAAGCATTCTGCAGGAAAACTTGAACCATACATAAAGAAGTTTCTGACATCTTCATGGGCTGGGGATGGCAGTTCTTCGAATGATCAAATTGACCACCACGGAATCATATTTGACATTTATCAGTGTGCTCCGAAGGTTCTTAAGGTGGTTGTGCCTTATATTACTGGGGAACTGCTG GCAGATGAAGTAGATATTCGGTCTAAGTCAGTTGAATTACTTGGGGAAATTTTTTCTTTACCTGGAGCCCCTATTGTGGAATATTTCAAAACTCTCTTCTCTGAGTTTCTGAAGAGGCTGACTGATAGAATAGTTGAAATCCGTATTTCTATGGTTGAGCATTTGAAGAGATGTCTAATATCAAATCCTTCCCGACCTGAAGCTCCTGAAATTCTCA AGGCACTTTGTGACAGATTGCTTGATTATGAAGAAAATGTGCGAAAGGGAGTGGTGGCTGCACTTTGTGATGTAGCTTGCCATTCACCTGATGCAATTCCAATTGACACAATTAAAGTAGTAGCGGAGCGTGTTCGCGATAAATCG GTGGCTGTGAAGTGCTATGCCATGGAGAGGTTGGCAGATATTTATAAGCTATATTGCCAGAGGGGTTCTGATAGCTATTCTGATGATTTTGAGTGGATACCTGGAAAAATATTAAGATGTATTTATGACAAAGATTTTAG GTCAGAGTCAATCGAATCCATTTTGTGTGCTTCCTTGTTCCCACCGGAGTTTCCAACGAAGGGAAGAGTGAAACATTGGGTTACAGCTGTGACGCACTTTGATAAAGTTGAGATGAAAGCTCTTGAATCGATTCTTCTGCAAAAGCAAAG ACTGCAACAAGAAATGCTGAAATACATGTCACTTCGGCAACTAAGCCAG GAAGATGCCCCTGATCTGCAAAAAAGAATCGTTGGATGTTTCCGGAGCATGTCTCGCTCATTCAGTGACCCTGCAAAGTGTGAGGAGAACTTGAACATGCTTCATCAGCTAAAAGATGACAATATCTGGAAATTATTCACTAACCTGCTTGATTGCTCAACTTCATTCGAGAAAGCTTGGTCTCTTCGG GCAGACTTGCTTAAGATACTTGGTGAAAAACATGCGCTTTATGATTTTGTGGCCACATTAGCAATGAGATGTTCATATTTACTTGTAAACAAGGAGTATGCCAAAGAGATCCTGTCAGAAGCTTCTGAACAGAAGACTTCTGGGAATACAAAGCTCATCTCAGCATGCATGGATCTTCTAACG GCAATTTCTAGTTTCTTTCCATCACTTTTGTCTGGACTTGAAGAAGACATTGTTGAACTCCTGAAGGAGGATAATGAAGTGCTTAAAGAGGGTATTGCTCACGTCTTATCGAAGGCTGGTGGCAATATTCGGGAACAGCTAGCCTCATCAAG TACCCTTGATCTTCTATTAGAGCGTTTATGCTTAGAGGGCACAAGGAGACAAGCTAAATACTCTGTTCATGCACTTGCTGCAATTACAAAAGATGATGGTCTTATGTCCCTATCTGTTCTTTACAAG AGGCTTGTGGATTTGTTGGAAGAGAAGAAAGTGCATTTACCATCTATATTGCAATCTTTGGGGTGTATAGCTCAGATATCCATGCCAATTTTTGAAACGCGGGAAGAAGAGATAATAagtttcataattacaaaaattcTTGAGTGCAATGAT GATATGGTTGAAAATTCTGCTCATAAATCTGAATGGGGTGATAGTACACAGAATTGCTTGCTGAAG ATTTATGGCATCAAAACTTTGGTGAAGAGCTATCTACCTTGCAAAGATGCTCATGCACACCCAGGAATAGAAAAGTTATTTGATATTCTGAAGAATATTCTTACCTATGGTGATATTTCTCCAAATATGGTCTCAAG TGCTGCTGATAAGGCCCATTTGAGGCTTGCCGCAGCGAAAGCTGTTCTCCGCTTATCAAGACAATGGGACCACAAAGTACCTGTTGATGTATTTTATTTGACTCTGAGGATTTCACAG GATGATTTTCCTCAGATGAGGAAATTATTTCTTTGTAAAGTACATCAATATATCAAGGAGAGGGCATTGGATGCAAAATATGCTTGTGCCTTCTTGTTTGGCGTTAACGATTATCATGCCCCTCAGTACGAAGAG TTCAAGCACAATCTGATTGAAGTGGTTCAGATATGCCAACAAGTTAAGATGCGCCAACTTTCGGTCCAAGCAGATATGAATTTGCTGACGGCTTACCCAGAATATATAATTTCCTTTTTGGTTCATGGCCTTGCTCATGATCCTTCATCCCCAGACATTGAGGATCATGAGAATGTCAAAGCATTTGGTCCAATCTACTG GCGGTTGCATCTGATTCTTTCAATTCTCCTGGGAGAAGAGGGTTTGCAACACAGTGTTCCAAGCATGAAAAAGGAGAGCTTCACTACAATAATATCTATATTCAAAAGCATCAAATGTTCACAAGATGTGGTTGATGGAAATAAGACGAAG ACTCTGCATGCTATATGTGATCTTGGTTTCCTTATTGCAAAGAGGTTATGGAACGATCAAACAAATTTATCAGATGCTCAAACGGTCCCATTGCCTTCTCAACTTTACATGCCACTTCAGGATGACCAAAATGAAAGTTCTGTG GAGAAGAGTGATGAGAAGATGTGGTTGGGATGTGAGAAAGTACTGGCGCATTTCGAGGATGTAATGACAGCAAACATTGATAAG GTCAAATCTCCCAAACATAAGATGCTTATTGACGAGACTGATGAATTTGGAAATGAAGTACCACTTGGGAAAATTGTTAAACTTCTTAAATTGCAAGGAGAAAAGAAGACGGGAAGAAAGCAGAAGACGTCATCTAGCTCAGTAAATACTGGCAATGTTGATGATGTCCTGGGTTTAGTAAGAGAAATTAACTTGGACAACCAAGGAGATTTGGGGGAATCGCAAAAGAGTAAGCCTAAGAAGCGTCAGACTGAGACAAATGAGACTAATGAGAAGCCACTTGATTTTTCTTCACCTAAACGCAAAAGATCAATTTCTAACAATAGACCACATTCAGCAAAAGGTAGTAAAAATAGTGATGAACATCTATTGCATACTCCAAGCAAAGATAGGACTTATACCTCATTGGAAACTAAGTTAAAGGAGAAGAAAGACAGGCATGATTCAACTGATACAGGGCTGCTAGTATCTCCTACTAGTAAAACCCCTGTATCTAAAGTAAATAAGGGTGCTAAGAAATCCCATACTGACATTTTAAATAGTGGTCCAAAG aagTCTGCTGATGCAGACAGTACTAAAAGAACTGTTGAACCAAGAAGTCTAAATGGGTCACTCAAAAGGCAGAAACCAAAACCGATTTCTGGTTTAGTAAAG TGCTCAACGCACGACTCAAGCAGCACAGACTTGGTAGGACACCGAATAAAAGTTTGGTGGCCATTGGATAAGAG ATTTTATGGAGGTGTTGTGCAATCATACGATTCATCCAAGAAAAAACATACG GTGCTATACGATGATGGAGATGTTGAAGTGCTTAACTTGTCTAAAGAGAAATGGATGCCTATTGAAAGTAATGATTCATCAGTGAAG AACCAAAAGAAAGATCATCTTTTGACAAACCAAGGAAG AGCACAGGAGAGAACAACTAGCAGCAGCAAGTCTTCGCCTAGCCAACAGAAGTCAAAAAAGAG GTCCTTACCTCCAAAGAGGAAAGGGCAGCCAAAGAACAAACGAAGAAAGACTGCAGGAGGGAACAAGTCTGTTGAAGCGAGAAGTGGAGCTGGTGGTAACGATTCAGATTCATCCAGTTCCCTTGCTCGCTCAGATGTTGATAAAGATGTAAACTCAG ATGCCCAAATGGAGGAAGAAGTAGTAATTAGCTCAGCTAAGAAAGAGAAGGCCAGGAAAGACTCCAAAGATGTGGAAATAAAAGAGAAGGTGCAGAAGGGGTCCAAAGATGTGGAGATGAAAGAGAGGGCAGGGAAGGATACCAAAGATGTGGAAACAGAAGTGAAGGCAGGGAAGGAGTCCAAAGATGTGGGAATGAAAGAGAAGGCAGGGAAGGACTCCAAAAATGTAAAAACAAAAGAGTCCAAAGATGTGGAAGGGAAAGAGAAGGCAGGGAAGGACTCAAAAGATGTAAAAATGAAAGAGAAGGCAGCAAAAGAGTCGGAAGATGTGGAAGTGAATGAGAAGGCAGGGAAGGACTCGAATGATGTGGAAATGAAAGAGAAGGCTGGAAAAGAGTCCAAAGATGTAAAAATGAAGCAAAAGGCAGGGAAAGAGTCCAAAGAGGCGGAAAAGCAGGATGAGCATAGTTTGAGCAGCAAGGAGGAATCAGACAATGAAACCCTC AGCGTGTGGAAAAAACGCACAGCAAAAGCAACATAG